DNA from bacterium:
CGGATATGAGGTATTTGAAGTGGTTGAGGGAGGATCTTGTTTATTATCAGAAAAAGATTGGCACCCACCAAGGAGTTAAGGTAGATTTAGTAGACAGCGAATATGGTAAAATGCTATATATATATATACCTAAATTTTCAAAAAATGAACGTATATCTCAACTTCGATTTGAGATTAAACCATTGGGATATTCCCAACCCATCAAAATCAACCGAAAGACTGTAATTGATGACTACAAGCTTACCTATGAGGAGAAAATAAAGCCTGAGAGGGAATGGGAAAATCCAAATCCAAGCTATAAGTGGCATATATTTAAGATGTTTAATATGCCTGTCTATGCTCATTTTGAGGGAAAGGAGTTAAATGTAAGTTTTGGTTATTCTATTATGGGATATAAAAGATTTTCAATGTGGGATGGTCCTGCTTGTATTCTATACATAAGCTATTATAAAGGAGATAGAGATTTTGTTTTTACAAAATCAGGTTGGCAAAAGATGCTCATTGAAAAGATGAGTCATAAAAAGGAGGAAATGATAAAATGAAGAAGATATTGCTTTTAAGCTTAGCTTTAGCAAAGATAGGGTTTTGCTGGGGACCAATAACCCACTATTGGCTTTCTAAAAGGCAGTCAATAGGCGCAGATGAGGTATTTTGCAGAAATAGCATGGCTCCTGACCTATTCTGGGTGGGCAAGGGGATATTATATGAAAAGGAATGGGGAAATAGGGCACATTCACCCCTTCCTATTAAAATATTAAGTCCTAAACCTGAAGATGATCCACGTAAAGTATACAACTTCTCCGATGACAAGGAAAACTTTGCCTATATTATAAAACTCTGCTCATATACAGGAGATGAGGGAATCTGGAGGGGCTTTGGTAGCCATATTGCCTCTGATTGGGTTGCTCATAATCCAAAATTTCTTTCATTGCCAGAGGCATTACCTGAGGGAGAAAAAGACCCGGTAATGAAATACCACCACAATATAGAATGGGATATGGATTATTATATCTACCTTACAGAGGGTGGCCTTCCTATAGACATCCTTCCATTTCCAAGGGTAAGCCTTAGGACAAAGCCCAAGCTTATCTGGAGGGCATTGGTGAATAAGAGGCTGATTGAGTTAAAAAGGCAATATCCAGATTGGACGGATGGAAGTTTAACCACAGAAGCTATCAGCGAGGTAAAGTCCGAATGCTCCATAGGAGCAATAAAGCTCTCCGCCATAGCCTGGGCAGAGCTTATCCTTGCCCAAAATATACGCTGTCTAAAAAGAAAAGCCATTGATACTCTAAAAGGCAACCTGGAGGCCTTCAAAAGCCAATGGCCAAATAGTGATGATGGCACACCTGCCTTAGCTAATTATACAGAGTCCTGGTTTTCCATCAGAAACTGGCTGGATTGGACTCGGTATCTTCCTCCTTCCCAATATGGCACAGCGGGTGTTCCACTATTGAATGTTACCGCAAGACCAAAATCAATTCAAACAGGAGGCATGGATGATCCAGATAAGATATGGTTTGAGGTGGTAGAGAAGGCAACAGATGAAAATTTATTCTCTATCATAGAGAAAGAGGATTCAGAAGAAAATTATGAGGTTGAGGTCTCCTGTACAAATGAAACCAGGCTTAATGAAATATTTGATGAGGTGGTTGTCTACCACAAGAACAACCCTACATCTCCTGAAGATTTAATCCTTGCCCAGGTTATGGAGAAGGTCTTCCTTAAGCCATACATTACCTCTGACTATAACCCCCCAACCATTGCCAACCTTACGCCATCACAAGGCCAAGTGGGAGGAAAGCCAACCATCTCTTGTAATATCACCGATGACAAATCTGGGGTTGGCTCAAT
Protein-coding regions in this window:
- a CDS encoding Ig-like domain-containing protein — translated: MKKILLLSLALAKIGFCWGPITHYWLSKRQSIGADEVFCRNSMAPDLFWVGKGILYEKEWGNRAHSPLPIKILSPKPEDDPRKVYNFSDDKENFAYIIKLCSYTGDEGIWRGFGSHIASDWVAHNPKFLSLPEALPEGEKDPVMKYHHNIEWDMDYYIYLTEGGLPIDILPFPRVSLRTKPKLIWRALVNKRLIELKRQYPDWTDGSLTTEAISEVKSECSIGAIKLSAIAWAELILAQNIRCLKRKAIDTLKGNLEAFKSQWPNSDDGTPALANYTESWFSIRNWLDWTRYLPPSQYGTAGVPLLNVTARPKSIQTGGMDDPDKIWFEVVEKATDENLFSIIEKEDSEENYEVEVSCTNETRLNEIFDEVVVYHKNNPTSPEDLILAQVMEKVFLKPYITSDYNPPTIANLTPSQGQVGGKPTISCNITDDKSGVGSITLKLDDQEVTPSFINGSLTYTPPSPLSSGTHTLFLQALDKAGNPTYPERGTFSVDADPPLITNPKVVPSIVTLRQNITISAYVVDSLSGVGSVTIDLSSIGGLLNQP